A window of Halobacillus naozhouensis genomic DNA:
GTGACGGTGCTTTAAAAATGGCCGAAAATATTGAGAGCGTATCCAAATTCGCCCTGGAAAACAGTAACATTCAAATGGGCTTGGCTGTCGTTGAAAATGGCTATGAGGCTACAGCTGAGGTCGTAGGGATCAATAAACGCGATTGGCATAAACAGGAAGCGGAACTTCTCCAACAATCAAAAGCTATGATGCCAGGACTGCCAGTGGATAATATTCATTTGCTGATAGTTGAAGAGATGGGCAAAACATTTAGCGGAACTGGAATGGATCCAAATATTATTGGAAGGTGGAGGATCAACGGAGTCCCTGAACCAGAAAGCCCAGAGATTAAAAAAATTGCTGTTTTAGATCTTTCTGCCTCATCATTTGGTAATGCTCAAGGGATAGGATTAGCTGATTTCACCACAATGCGTTTGTTTAACAAAATTGACCGGAAATCTACCTATACAAATGCCCTCACCAGTACTTACTTGCAACGGGCGATGATCCCACTAATCTACGAAACTGAACAAGAAACGATTGAAACAGCCCTCCAAAGTCTTGGACCGGATACAGATATCGAATCTCTCAAAATCGTTCAAATTCCGAATACCCTTCATTTAGAAAGCGTATTTGTTTCCAGAGCTGTTCTGAAGGAGTTAGAGCAAAGCAACAAGGAATTTGAAGTTGTGGGCCGGCACCTTCTTTCATTTGATAAGAATCATGATTTGGAAAATAAACTTACTGTTACTTCACGTTGAAAAGGAGGGGCATATTGGAATCGACCAAAAAGAAATTGAAGTCTGCTTTTGTCATTCATCAAAAAGATAATGTCGCTGTCGCACTTTCATATTTGAATAAAGGAGATAAGTGCATCGTTAGATTGGGAGAATCAGAACGGGTGATTACAGTTTTAGATGATATCAACTTTGGTCATAAACTGGCATGTACGGCAATTGAAGAAAATGAAAGCGTTTTAAAGTATGGAGAAGAAATAGGAAGAATGAGCACGTCAGTAGAAAAAGGAAGGTGGATCCATAACCATAACATGTATTGCGAAAGGGGGCTGAAATAATTGCCAGATCGTTTTATGGGATACGCCAGAAAAAACGGACAAGCAGGTATTCGAAATCAAATCGCTGTTATACCATCTGTCTTCTGCTCCGCTAAGGTGGCTGAACGTATAGCTTACCAAGTACCAGGGTGTGTTTACTTTAGACATCCAGTGGGGTGCAGTCAAGTTGGGGAAGATCTTGAGGTAACCGCTAAAACGTTGATTGCAATTGGGAAAAATCCTAATTTTGCTGGTGTCGTTGTAGTTGGGTTAGGGTGTGAGCGCTTTTCTCCTTATGAACTCGCAGATGGGATTGCACCATCCAATAAAATGTTAGAGACTGTTGTAATTCAAGAAGAAGGTGATTCTTTATCTGCCATTCAAAAAGGGAGCAAGGTTGCACGGGAGATGCAGCAAATTGCTTCCAGGCAAGCAAGAGAAGAATTTCCGGTTAGTGAATTAATGATTGGATTAAACTGCGGTGGGTCTGATATGACATCTGGACTGATTGCAAACCCAGCACTGGGATACGCTTCAGACAAACTAGTCGATCAAGGGGGTTCTTCTATTTTAAGTGAGATCACGGAGCTAATTGGAACAGAAGATATCCTTGCCAGAAGGGCGAGTAGCGATGAGGTAGCGAATTCGATTAAAGAAACGATTAACCTTACTGAACAAAAACTGCAAAGACAGACACAAAATTCCACCAATAAAAAGCGAACACATCTCATTTCAAAAGGAAACTATGACGGAGGTTTATCAAGTGTTGTTGAAAAGTCTTTAGGAAGTATGAAGAAATCGGGTGATGCCGAGTTTAGTGGAGTCATCCAATACGGTCATCAACCTGACGGAAAAGGTTTGTTCTTGCTAGATTCTCCTGGTCATGATGGAGAAGTTTCAACAGGACAAGTGGCAGCAGGCGCTCAAATGATTTTGTTCCCAACTGGCCGTGGAACTCCCACAGGCTTTCCGGGGATTCCAGTCATTAAAATCACTGGAAACTCGAAAACTTACAGCAAAATGAAAGAAAACATAGATATTAATACTGGTTCTGTTTTAAATGGAGAGAAAACG
This region includes:
- a CDS encoding lactate racemase domain-containing protein, which codes for MPVHHLPAHAEIAITAGSRGITNIVEILRSAVETLKQMGFKPFLVPAMGSHGGATDRGQLNVLKHLGITETSVGAPIRSSMETELLGHTSNGKPVYMDKIAFSANGIIVINRVKAHTAFRGKIESGLSKMITIGLGKRKGASFVHSDGALKMAENIESVSKFALENSNIQMGLAVVENGYEATAEVVGINKRDWHKQEAELLQQSKAMMPGLPVDNIHLLIVEEMGKTFSGTGMDPNIIGRWRINGVPEPESPEIKKIAVLDLSASSFGNAQGIGLADFTTMRLFNKIDRKSTYTNALTSTYLQRAMIPLIYETEQETIETALQSLGPDTDIESLKIVQIPNTLHLESVFVSRAVLKELEQSNKEFEVVGRHLLSFDKNHDLENKLTVTSR
- a CDS encoding UxaA family hydrolase — its product is MESTKKKLKSAFVIHQKDNVAVALSYLNKGDKCIVRLGESERVITVLDDINFGHKLACTAIEENESVLKYGEEIGRMSTSVEKGRWIHNHNMYCERGLK
- a CDS encoding UxaA family hydrolase, with translation MPDRFMGYARKNGQAGIRNQIAVIPSVFCSAKVAERIAYQVPGCVYFRHPVGCSQVGEDLEVTAKTLIAIGKNPNFAGVVVVGLGCERFSPYELADGIAPSNKMLETVVIQEEGDSLSAIQKGSKVAREMQQIASRQAREEFPVSELMIGLNCGGSDMTSGLIANPALGYASDKLVDQGGSSILSEITELIGTEDILARRASSDEVANSIKETINLTEQKLQRQTQNSTNKKRTHLISKGNYDGGLSSVVEKSLGSMKKSGDAEFSGVIQYGHQPDGKGLFLLDSPGHDGEVSTGQVAAGAQMILFPTGRGTPTGFPGIPVIKITGNSKTYSKMKENIDINTGSVLNGEKTLEQSGEGIYQEILEVASGKQVKSEILGHDEQFCITRLP